The region AATATTATGCTAACCGAAAAGGTCGTTCTTATTCTGCGCTTTGAACtgtaaagtagaaaaaaataaccccCCCCgatgtatttatatatctgTAAGCGATATTTAATGGAATAATCGTATCCAAGAGTTATATCCAAGTCGTCAAGTGTACAATAAGTAAGAACTGATAGATTTAAGAAACTGTTTGCGTAagattacaatattttcagaaGACATAATTTCACactaccgtttttttttctttactttcctCAGTTTTTACAACATCCACTTTTGTCCCAAGaagtattttttcatacaagCTGAATATATCAACTACAGAGAAAACGAGGCTGCACAACGTTGAATGAATGTTTCTAAAACTTTCGTTAAAAACGTAAAATCACCCgagacgtttttcaaaaatctcatatcaatttcgtagaaaactttcctttttaatttatacataaatcgaaatattttttaacgaatgcTCTAGAAGCCGACTGGATGGacttaataaataaataacggtCTGCTGAACAATTGTAGGTGCGGCATAATTTCCTCTCAAGttgtataaaattgataattagCAGATTTCAGATGACGTCGTATTCAAACGCCCTCCCCGTAGTCGCGATCACCAACATTGATGCGATCCGGTGCAGCAGTGACGCTAAAACCAAGGATCGTGCTGTCCACTTTGtacatttttcctttttttggcTTTTTTGCTTTTCCCTACAAAATGTATATGGACAATTTCATACACTTGTGGACATGTTAGCATGTAGTTAAAGCAGGAACGAGAAGCGAATATTAGTTTTCAACAGGGAAACATTGAATAGAAATAGAATTGTATGGTTaattttaaagtaattttTAATACCAATCAATGAGCCAAGAATATACCTTGACTTCCTGAAATTCGGTCGCTGTCGCGTTAGGGTTGACAGCAGGAGCAGGCTTGCAGAGATCATCAGCTTGAGGATGAGGACGTTGAGCAGATCTCCACTTGCTACGCTTCTCGAGAAATTGTTTCGCAAATTCGCTGCACTGCTTATTGTCACCCAGGTACAATCTAACGTATTCCTTCACCTCGTAAGCTGACTCGATGTCTCGTAAGAAGCCAACGAATGTCGGAACTAAGCAtgttcaaaatgatttttcttttaaataaaCATATTTGAACAATTAGCAAGAACAAATTTGACAATTCATAAGCGATTAAACAAATTAGATTATTATTTTAGCGTTTTGTGTCCCCGTCTTATTCATTAACACTGTTAGAATCAATTTCAAGATCAATACACAAGAATAATTCTAGAATTTACATCATGTTTTTAATTCTGGTTAggtaattattaattcttGGTTTCACCCAGAGTAAATGGTAtactaaattttttcttattccttaAAAGTAAATGCAAATATAATGCTGTCCAAACTTCGAATCTGGGTTTCGTATCTGAAGTTTTGACCACTGGATTGCCTGATGGTGAGGCTGAGTAAGACGTTATAAAATGGTCCAATTCTCGCGATAATTCATGTGGAGGAACTTCGTATTTCACCTGTGATAAAGACTTCTAAGACGAAGTGTCTGTGAGACGAAACTGCTTCCAAACAGAACGAACACTCTCATGGTGAATCTTACACGGATTACCGATTCTTATTTCCAGGACAGCCCATTGCTATTAGTGATGCAAAATTGGGGGAGTTAATAACGTTCAATACTgcttgttttttcaaaattaatttttttgtcttaaGCACCATGATTAGTCCATGCGAGATATTTTAAACAGCGATATTTCTTATTCGCTGTGTCTTtcgatagaattttttcagaaagtAGCAAGTGTTAAATGATACGGcagtttgattttatttcgaataatttttagtGAGGCGATGTTTCttgattacaaaatttttactgGAGGGCATTTAAAAGATTGTCATTCAGCTCTAGGCTGCTGTAGTAAGATTGTATTGCTGAAAAAATCCTTCGATACACATCAGTCTATAAGaatcacaaatttttctttcactatataaaaattatctacGCAATGTTAACGTAACCGAGATCTGTGAAAAGGTataaaatcttataaaatTCACAGAGGTATTTTGAAACTTGCCTGACTTTTCCCAGCTAGCAAAAGTAACGTATTGTTCTCTACTTAGACTGTCAAACCACTAATACGCCGTGTAAATCGTAAAGTTCGCCAGGTTCCTGGTTTTGGgaaaatttgcaatatttttccatGTTGCAACATCCCTGTTACTAATTTTCACTGGGATGACAACATCAATTATAATGCACGTGATATTCGGGGCCTCGTGAACAAATAATATAACTACAGAATTAGTAATTCTATTAGAAAACTTACTATCAACAGACGCCTGAAGGCCGCCCAAGGCTTTGTTACACCACTGAGTGAAGTCGTCTGGCTTGGCAGTATTTTGTTCGAAGATTTTCTTGACCAATTCCccttcttttttgtttttacttttggTGGGTTTGTTAttttgttgctgctgctgttgttgttgtggtTGTTGAGGTTGCTGAACGGTATTTACAGGGGCTTTGATGGTTGCCAATTGTTTAGCGGAGTGTTTTGGTGTTGGATTTATCTTCGCTGATATAGGATCATCCCAGAAACCCCCAGTGGTGGTATTCGTGCTATTAGACCAGGCCTGGTTGTTAGCGTTCGTAGCACTGTTCCAGTTCAAAGACTGGGCAGCAGTGCCCCAGATGCCGGCGCTTTGTAGTGGCACTACCGGTTCCTTTTGCGCAGCCTTTTCCTGTCTTTCCCTTTCTTGCTGCTGAAATACAGAAATGACTTAATTCTACGTAATATTTCGGAAAATCAAGAGAATTTAAACCTCGCAAGATTAGCTGGTCCCGATAGATCCAAATTCCGTAATTTATAGATTGCTGTAAAGTTCCAAAATATTCCACATTTAAACAGTTTAGTATGTAATGGCAgctgcttaaaaaaaaaaaaaaaaaaaaaaaaaaacaattcgccACAACAGCTACTTTTACCTTGGCGAGACGCTCTTGCTCTTCTTGTTGAATCTGCGCTAAACTTTTTACCACTGGCTTTGAGACGGGAGCTGCTTTTTCTGCCCATTTCAGTTGCAGACCTTTCGATATTTCTGCCATTGCTGCATCCTGGGCCACTTCTGCAGTTCTTTGCTGTGCCATTTGTTGTTGCATCAGTTGCTGTACCCTTAATTCTTCCTGTAAACAGCAGAAAGTAAGAAAAGTAGTAAACATACATATTCGCACAAATCGTAATCActattttcaacgaattatGTGGTAAAGAGTTTTATGCAGAgacataaaatgaaaaaacttacAGCCTTCTTTTCTCGTTCAAGCCTTTGTATCTCAGCAAGTGACGCGTGAGAAGATGGAGCTGGAGCGTGAGGAGTCTGAGCCCAAGGAGCCTTGCTGCGCTCTTGCAATTTTCTAAGTGCCTCTGCTTCCCGCCTCCGTTGCTCGGCTCGCTTTGCTTGCTCTTCGGCTTCTGTCTTTCTGCGGGCCTCCTCCTCTTTCCTACAATAATCATAACCACTTAAATTGACTAACTTACGAATCAATTTCATTCGGGAATTCTGCATAAATTAGAACTTCTAATTAAATCTAGTTCGATTATAAACGGCTATCGTACTTAAttcgttcttcttcttcacgtttttgttcttcttccaacttttttctcttctctttctcctttcTCTGTTTCTCTTCTTGTCTCTTAGCCTCttccctctttctcttctcttcctccTGTTTTTTACGGTTATTTTCCTCAtcttgttttctcttttcctcccgctttctctcctcctctttgcgctttttctcctccttcttcttcagTTCCTCCTCTTGCTTGCGCTTCTCTTCCTCCTTtcgtttcttctcttcttctttcttttttctctcctcttccgTACGCTTTGCCGCCTCTTCAGCCAATCTTGCTTTCTCTGCCTCCTCGTCTTGTTTCCTCTTAGCGCTTTCTTCATCCGCTTGTCTTTTCAATTCTTCCTGTTTCTTGAGTTGcgctttctttttctcctcttgtATTTTAAGTTTTTGCTCCTCCTGAAACACGCGGCAGTTACACTTAGTGTGACCTTAGTTTGACAGtacatttcaaaaatgaaaatcgttatgcaaaacaataaattgaagtCATCTCTGCTAGAGCTTCACTGCAAATCACTAACCAAAGACAACACTTTTCTCATGTACACATTCATAGAGCCTGTGTAAAAACCTACCTACCTAAAAGTTCATATTATTCATTCGGTGCATTGACACAAACGCCAAATCGTCAGTAgtttaaagaaaagaaaaaaaaaaaaaaaaagcgcaCTTGTGGAGTGATAGTTAACCAGGGAGTTTTCTtgttatcaattttcattagcTCATGTAGACTTTACTCACTAGTATCTGTTGTTCAGTCTTCATTTCTTTAGTATGTAGATCCCAAAGTGAATTAGGCAATTGGCCAGGGGGCATGGCAGGAATAGGGCCCATCTGAAATTCATTACAGAGATAAAGAAACGTCCATTTCCGCTAACAGCGAAACAATTCGAATTCCACTAGCAAACTCGCTTGGGCATAACTTGTTCCTCACCTGGGATTGCCAATTCGGATTGCCAAATTGAGGTGGTGCCATTTGCGGTGGGGGGGGATGAGGCCAGACAGACTCGATTTGTGTGGCTTGTGGGTGTCCATTAACATTGAGCTGTCGCAGCAACGATTTGATGGGATTATCTTCAGGCGTGCTGGCAGGGGTAGGTGTCATGCTGGGCTGCTGAATGCCGTGTAAATTTTGTATGCCTCTCATTTGTTGCATAAGTTGTTGGACGGTGTCTATCGTTCCGGGATGGGTTGGCGTCGTCGGATGCATAGTTGGCGGGAGGTGATTCTCAGATTGAGTTTTTGCCTGAACATTTGAAATGTGGGCATTTGTGGATTCATCAagttttgtatatttataacgcaatttggaaaattaatcGTCATTACCTGTTGCATCTGTGTGAATAATTGCATTATGGGATTTGCTGGTTGGGCAGTGAGCGTAGGTACAAATGGATTAACAGTCATTGGGGATATTTCTGCCATCTCAGGTTGCTGCAGCATGTGTTGGAGTATTAATTGGTTTTGGTCTGCAGGACTCATGGAAGTCCATTGTTCAGACTGTGACAGCTTGTTTATAACTGCTGAGCGCACGTGTCGGAAAAGCAGTTGATTTTGAAGCAAACACATTTGTTGGTACTGATACAGGACCGACGGATCCTCCATTCCAGCTTTCGGAAGGGCACCAGGAATTGCGACGGGTACTGGAATTGCGACTGGTTCCGTTACCTACGTGAAATTCGACGTAAATTGTATTGGCCAAAGTGCAACATCGCTCGCTATCAATTGTTAATACTGTCGCTATCACGTGTCATGTATgagagcaaaaatttttaaagccAGTTCTAAATACCTTTAAAGGAGGTACGGGTGGACCAGGTATGAATGGTATTCTGCCCCACATTTTGATGAGATCACCGAGCATGGAATACCTTTCGTCGCAGGCTCTTCTTACAAGTAGATTAACGTTAAAGTATCCAGCTTTTAACCATTCCGACATTTCGCTAGCCGAAAATGGTCCCTGAACTTCACCTTGAGGGTCTCGGTAGAACCATTTCTCTTGAGTGGCCGACGCGATACCGGGAACTGGGTTGTTCGCCGAAGGTGGAACATTGGATCGTTGATCTTTGTGGGTTTCTTCATCAGCCATTAGTTTAGCCACTAACGCGTCTGCCTCTTCCTTCATCCTATCTAAATCGTCCTCAGACTTTTGTCTAACATTAGTGACAGACATCATTCCTAAAGTACTTTTACTCTTTTTTAAACCGGAATGTAAGACTGGCTTGTCATTGTTACCCACAACGGATGATTCGTTTATCGTATTGTCCGTTCTGGCCTCTTTGGCCAGTGGTGTATCCCCAGGAATTTTGTTAGAGTTTCGTGTATTTTGCATAACTGGATTCTTGTCCGAAACTTTGTCTAAATTGGTGGCACTTTGAACTTTTCTTGGTAACGAGTTAACCACAGGCGATGAACCTTTCAACGGAGTATTACTTTGAGTAGGCAGTGGTTTTGAGGGTGATACGCTACGTTTATCCTGCATCTCAGGACTCTCTTTGTCCTCAAAAGGTTGAAGGGATTTTGGTCGCTCTCTAATCCCAGTACTACTGGCAGTTATGTTAGCACGACGATTGGAAGTTTGGGGAGTTTGTCCGTGGTTAATAGGCAAGGGTTTTGAGGATGGTTTAGAATTGCTTAAATTATTTCCTTCTGACATGTGACGGATCCTCGATTCTCGATTACCCCCAGCGCTAATTATTccgtcttcgtcgtcgtccGAATACATCCCTCCGTGAAATGCTCCCGACGCGTCGAAGCTTCCGCCGCTCTCGCTAGGATTCTCCGTTGCCCTGCAAGAGTAAGACCTTCATCATTTCTAAATGAGGCTGCATTAGGACCGATTTGTTAAGGGCAAATTGCTATCACAAAGCTTTCGTAATTTGACTCTTCGATGAGATTTACTGTACGATATGAAAAACCTTCAAGTACAATGTACATTATAATTGCACATCTCAAATAACAGTCATTTCATTTAATGATCCGAAGACAAACGTTGACATTTTGCGCCAGACCCAAGCAAACCATGcaaattgtgaattatttttatatcgtaTTCAATTTATAACAACACTGCCAAGTTCCATAATCTCAGACAGAATGAATCGCTCTCGTTTACTTTTGTAGTCATAACACTCAAGGCACTGAGTTTGCAGAATTGCAAACCGGTAACCGAATGTTAAGTTTTGGCTAAGTAGTCATCACAGATAGGAgctttttttgcaaattactTAGCTGGTCTCATacagaaacaaagaaacaagtccccgaataattttgaatatcttGATAATTACCACTCAGGTAGGTTGTCATGGTTGTCGTGATGGTTAGGTTCCCAAGTCCGAAGAGTTCGAGTCGGTGGATGATGAGATAATTCGTGAGAGGACCTGTGGCTAGCCCTGTGCTCCCAACGTGTACCACTTCTCACCTCTTCTCCCTCCACGCCATCAGGTCGTTCCAATCGATCGCCCCTCTCCGAGCCACCGCCATCACGCCAACTGCTTCTAActgaaattgtaattaaatgatttatttttatctactTTGTTTGCATGATCACAAGTCGACCTGTAAACCAGAATTGTTGGACTCTGTTCTGATCCTTTTCTAAGATCCTCCGGAACATTTCAAAAGAAAGCGTTACTCTTAGGAGTATTGGAAGCATTATTtattgatcaaattttgtaaTGCGATGCTGTACCAAAGAGCAGGATTTCCTTCCCAATACAGTATTCTGGTCTGTCAAGTGCTATGATTTGATCGATACTTACAGACACAGAACTCTCAGCTggttcttaaaaaaaaaaagtaacgctAAAGTGTGGTGTTTGAATAGAGAGTATTAAGacagtgaaattgaaatctatatttttgttttttattcacacaCTAAATACTAATTTCCCAATGGCAGTGTAATTAGTAacagtataaaattttaaaacgataAGTACGGTTTTCGATataagcgaaaaaaaaaagtaaagtttttttgttcttggaagtaaaaaacagtaaaatataattatcggTAAATAAGTGAGTAAACCTGAGAAAGTGTGAGTCTTGGCGGTCGAAAGCCTAGTATGATCTATGTTACTTTTTGTGTTGCAATTAGGTTCAAAGGTGTCAATATAACACAGTTCCGTAGAGATTATCATCGAAAAACTGATAACGAAATTAGATAAGACATGAATACTGTTATCGCGTGTTATtaaatatgttgaaaataattagatAACTCCAGATGTACACAATTTTGTTCAAGCGCAAGTAAATACAAAAACGTTAAtcaatttgaagaatattttgaacTGCAGAAATCTATTTGAATGCATAAGATATCTACTGACCCCATTTTTCACCACGATTACTAGAAGCCACTCTCCATCCATCGTCGTCTTCGCCAGCACGCTGCCGTCGCCAGTTCCCTTCCACGAATGACCCGCCGCCTCCACCTCGTCCCAATTCTTTTCTGGGACTAGTAGAACCATTCCAATCTCCAGGTTCAGGTCCGCCATTTCTCTCCGACCAACCTCGTTCACTCTGTGATCTGTCGAATGGTCTAGTTCTCCCCTGAGAATTGAAATCAACGGTGGCATGAAACTGCTTCGAAGCTTAGAAGGTTGCAAGCACTTGATATTAAATTCTCTTATCAAAATCATTGGCATTTGTTCACAGCTACCGAATTGTCACACATCTTCATTTATTCTGTTAAGAATAAAACTGAGATCTACCGGAAAAGGTTGTGGCTCAATTCTCGGTCCATCGCCTGGCTCGTCAAAGATGGCTCCTCGGGAGTAATGAGTCGGATAAATGCCACCTCTCCCACCTCTGCCCCGTCCTCCACGATCAACGCTGCCCCCTCTCCCTCTGCCCCCATTGTTTGTTAAACCACTATTCCAGGAGCGCTGAAATGACGGATACAGTCTATCAGAGCATTCCAACACTATTTTGGTAATTGGGTAAAGAATGTGAGAATAACGAAAGGGTTTACTTTCGGTATTGGTTTTGTTAGCTGCATGATAGTCTACCGGAGTTGAGTAGAATGtacgcaatatttttttttttttttttggagaaagcgattaataatatacttttgttttgttcctatgtttttcaaactctttAATCCAGAAACATGATCCAGTAGCGACAAGGGGCCGAGTAAGACTGAGTAGGATTTTGTTGCAATGAAGTATTTAAATAGAATAGTCTCAAAAAGtcgatttgaatattttttcctatAGCTCTGTATGTTGCAGAAGTTTCTAATAATACTGAGTCTTCGATATAGAACTGTGAACTCTTTAACGGTAGCAGTCAGCGGTTCACTATCACATTATCACTGATTTTATGTAATAAACTTACAAACGCTTTGTTGCtacagaataaaaattgatcaactTCGGCTACGGACATATCGATTACCGCAATAGAGATGAATCTTTTTCACGACAAGGGAAGGCCAAGCAATTGAAGTGCAGAGGCTTATACAAGCCAGGAAGTTTGGCGCAAGGGCTCCAGAGAGTGGCTGTATATTTTTAGAACACGACCAAGAATGACACAGTTCCCAATATAAGATACGACACTAATACAAGACGatacaaaaatatatgtatgtgcaCATATTGAATCGCATTCTATCTCTTCTTACATTTTAGTCAAATATCGATctattcgaaataaaaatattcttacatCTTCCAAGCCATGTAGCAGTATCCATAAAAtcgtaatttcaattttatccaaCCTACATTTTGTTTGCTCAAATACAAATACCGTGATTCAAAGTTCAAGGTCAtatcgagtttgaaaatatttagcatcgtatatatatgcaaATGGAATGTTAAATATTACGTCACACATCATTATATGCATTAGAAGAATTCTTTTTACcaaattcaatctcattgaaCATTACATTTCTTACCATTTAACGCCATGtatcattgttgttatttttttttttgaacaagtCATTTCGATGTTTTCTGTAAatgattttatcaaattttccacAAGCACAGCAATATTTCATAGTATAtgatatgtgtgtgtgtgtgtgtgtgtgtgtgcgtgggtgtatatatatttagtaGATATATTGACTTTTTGCATTGCAGAAACATGTTGATAAATATGGAAAATGTgcgcatatatatgtatatacattttccataattatcaccatttttctataatgaaaaaagttaatagatctacttttatttattataatgaaTCCAGGTTTTACTTTGAATGAAACATAAGTTAAAGTTATACGAAGATTCTACTATTTACCCGTAAAGTTTAGTTGCttacttgtaaaattttttctaaagtTATAACCATCAGACCGATTCAAGTTGTACTTGTACATTCCAAAAGACACAACATAACGAAgatagattttcaaaaatgatagCAAAGCAAATATTCCTAGTAAGCATATTGCAATGAGATGCATTGGCATGGTGTGTAACCTTagtgtttacttttttttcatttctgattCTCAATTTCGAGAAGAGATTCTAACAGGAAACGAGTCATTGGGACAGAAAAGATGAGCAGGAAATAAGTTAGGTATATGTGCGGAACGGGcagaaattatcaaaaatatgaTGATAGTAATAACAACCACATTTACCGCCTCTTCTTCTGTCATTGGTGTGAGTGCCAGCGGTTGTTGAGCTTGTATAATGTAGAGGGCAGGAAAAGAAGCGAGTGGTTCGGGTGCTTTATAATTCCGGTCAAACAGAGCTAACATCTCTTCTCGACCGTATCTATGCTCAGCTAGCTGGTAACGAGGGGTGGTCAGGATACTAggccctccccctcctccgcTGGTATTGCAACCGTCTCCTGACAAGTTGCGCAACCTGTACAATGGCAAAGTTTTGTCAGAGAGATGtgaggaaaggaaaaaacagGGAAACAGAGAATAGCTTACCATGCAGACATTGATAACTATAACTTATGCGctacatatattataaaattgtgcCAGATTCAattctttcttcctcttttaaTCCTTTAGctactttatttattatttttcagattcagTTGTTCGTAATGATGCGACTaaaagattaaagaaaaaaagaaactcgttTTGTTGAGCAAATGACCGAATATACTTTTTGACTTGATCGTGTTGTCTTTCATGGtacacaaaaattttgattgtaaatatttaaaaatttcagagtaTCTTACGAATTTTTTATGCTTTATTAGTTTTTAGTGGAAGTGGGTTTTAAAGTACTTGTCCGGTCTCTAACTGACTAAGCATAGTAAAAATGTCAAGTGTGAAATGCACTATCTTTTTATGATGAGTAAATACCTTTACTTTCGGTTTTTCAATAATGACAAAGTATAGTCTTATCTAAAAATCATCATATAAATGAAAGCAAATGTCAGACAATGGTGAAAGAAAGATTCATTTATAGTTATAAAACCATCGcttcaaaatgaaatttttcacttagATTCATCAAATACCAATCACAAgattaccaaaattttttaaatgccAAAGAATCTGTTTGCAGGATTTATTTcttaaaattgtataaatgatagtatctcaaaattttaatgaaaatttagatTCTGAATGATAAAATCTGCTGCCCAATCATAACGccagcgaaatttttttagggAATAACTTACCACTCTGGACCAAATCTCATTGATTCCGTCATCTCGCAAAGTTagctgaaaaattaaataaagtagcATGAATACATGTATTTGTTTGGCACAAACGGTcagcaaagaaaaaatacaatagtaaataataaataacagtCTTTATccggatttgaaaaatataatatttaactGTTACTTCacgttttgagaatttttattcaatttctgttTTACTTACACCCTGGACATTCGATAACGCGGTTAAAGCTCGAGTAATTCGCGTATTGGGATGATTTCGCGTTTGAAAGGATTGATGAATTAGAACACGAAACAGATGATTTAGAATATACCTAGAATACACAATAGATGCAACAGACTGGAGAACGTAGAGGAGCCGAAATTAGCGTCACGAAAGTGTCGAGCAGCGGAAAATGAAACTGCGATATCGTTGCGCGGAAAGGAACGAATACCAGAATCGAAAGACGCGAAAACAGAAATATTCTTCCCGTTTATTTACGACATATTTTTTGACGGAGCAGAATCTACGTaggtatgtatgcatgtagtATCCCACAGCAGCCAAGGTGGCAATATTAACCAAACTTTTTTCGATTGTAGAAATCACGATATGCCACCGGATCATCATATTCTTTGATAAAAGTTTGTCACCAATGCTTTTGTTGCAATATTTCACTGCCAGTAGCGTCTAGTTTGctatataaattattgaaataccTTATTGGGGTTCGGAATTATTGGGCGAATGAAACAACACACCAATATGGCCGATGGGTTTTTTGAGATAGAACGCTGAACGCATGCGTAGTGTTTTTTGTCACGTGATCAGAGATTTAAAGCCAAACCCAAATCCCCGTACAAGGCGCCACTTGTACGAAAGTGGAAGACCTCGGAAGATCTTTTGCTTCCTGCTTTTAAAAAGTACCTTTTATTTGCCTAAACGaaagttttgaagaaaaaactgcAGATTGGCTGACCTTTGAATACCGAGTCGTTACCGAGTTCTTCAACTCTTTTGTTTTCGAAATGTGGCAAGTAAAATAAACCCAGACATAGGAACTCATTTCAACCCAACTCCGgtttgtttatcaatttttttttgacagatTATATCATCAATTTTAATCCTTCCACTTACTTATGTCCTAATGTACGTTACAACTGTGACGAAAATATCGGTCTGATATATTACTTTCCAACACAGACATTCATTTCAACCGACCAAGTTATTTTACCGTTCCGACTCTTTGACTTAACCGACTCCTGATTAAAGCCATATATGGTTAAAGCTGGCTgtaaaaattaggaaaaatttaagaaagtTTTAACTGATACCGACAGATTTACGGATTATGTTTTGAAATCGAAAACagctattattttcatcgtatCGATTTGTAGTACTATAAATCTGAATGGTAATTAATTTCTCTTTGCAATTGTGTCTAAAGGGTAAGAAAGAGACTCTTATATTTTAAGACAGTTTATTCAAAGGGATTTTAAGTCGTTACAAAGAATAGTAACAATAAAACGTTCTTTTTTCCAGATCTGTGCAACCGGCTATTTAACAGTGAATCATTTGAGCTTAAGCAAactgcatgaaagaatttttttagaaatccACACCTTTGAGAAGTCATTCAGATACAGTATAGAATTAAGTTTCTCTCTGATAAAGGGACTCATTATTATAAATCAGACAAAGTAGTGCGGCTTCTTGACCACTATGCCATATTCAGCAACAGCTGGTGTCAGGTCTTCCATTGTTAACGTGTAGCGGCGATCCTTTCCTTTCGTCTTAGTATTTTGATTTGCTCCTCTCGTCTTACAGTGCTGTAACGCATCGTTAGCTATTTCAGAGATGAACTTTTGAGCTGCTAACGAAACTAACCTGACACTAAAACAAGGAGTATAGAATTGTTCCATGAGCAATTACAAaccaataaataataaaatatctatcGAATAATTCTCGTTTTACTCTTACATTCTTGGATCAGTCGTGTTGAAACCAGCTGTATGGAGATAGTGAGCGCTGATCGCATCTGGAACCTGAAATAAACTGCTTGTTTTACAAAGATATAACTTCTTCCAATATCATAGAGCGACTTACGTACAGTCGGAGTATAATCTTCAAGTTGCAGTAGAAAATCGGATAAAGGTTGCCCAGCTGATCGAGGTTCTTCGTTAGTTCCCGAATATATCGGAGGTGTGTCTCGTCCGTAACCTTCTGCCATTTCCGTAATTCAGATTTCGTTAAATCTGAGCCGCTGCAATTTCTCTAGTAACGAACGATGTTTCGATTTCTCGTAAAAACGGTTACAAGTTGTGGCTTTAGTAgcatgaaattatttctagAGGTTAAGATTATCGTGGATAGATAAAAAG is a window of Neodiprion pinetum isolate iyNeoPine1 chromosome 4, iyNeoPine1.2, whole genome shotgun sequence DNA encoding:
- the LOC124217814 gene encoding GRB10-interacting GYF protein 2 isoform X2; this translates as MTESMRFGPEWLRNLSGDGCNTSGGGGGPSILTTPRYQLAEHRYGREEMLALFDRNYKAPEPLASFPALYIIQAQQPLALTPMTEEEAVNVRSWNSGLTNNGGRGRGGSVDRGGRGRGGRGGIYPTHYSRGAIFDEPGDGPRIEPQPFPGRTRPFDRSQSERGWSERNGGPEPGDWNGSTSPRKELGRGGGGGSFVEGNWRRQRAGEDDDGWRVASSNRGEKWVRSSWRDGGGSERGDRLERPDGVEGEEVRSGTRWEHRASHRSSHELSHHPPTRTLRTWEPNHHDNHDNLPEWSYSCRATENPSESGGSFDASGAFHGGMYSDDDEDGIISAGGNRESRIRHMSEGNNLSNSKPSSKPLPINHGQTPQTSNRRANITASSTGIRERPKSLQPFEDKESPEMQDKRSVSPSKPLPTQSNTPLKGSSPVVNSLPRKVQSATNLDKVSDKNPVMQNTRNSNKIPGDTPLAKEARTDNTINESSVVGNNDKPVLHSGLKKSKSTLGMMSVTNVRQKSEDDLDRMKEEADALVAKLMADEETHKDQRSNVPPSANNPVPGIASATQEKWFYRDPQGEVQGPFSASEMSEWLKAGYFNVNLLVRRACDERYSMLGDLIKMWGRIPFIPGPPVPPLKVTEPVAIPVPVAIPGALPKAGMEDPSVLYQYQQMCLLQNQLLFRHVRSAVINKLSQSEQWTSMSPADQNQLILQHMLQQPEMAEISPMTVNPFVPTLTAQPANPIMQLFTQMQQAKTQSENHLPPTMHPTTPTHPGTIDTVQQLMQQMRGIQNLHGIQQPSMTPTPASTPEDNPIKSLLRQLNVNGHPQATQIESVWPHPPPPQMAPPQFGNPNWQSQMGPIPAMPPGQLPNSLWDLHTKEMKTEQQILEEQKLKIQEEKKKAQLKKQEELKRQADEESAKRKQDEEAEKARLAEEAAKRTEEERKKKEEEKKRKEEEKRKQEEELKKKEEKKRKEEERKREEKRKQDEENNRKKQEEEKRKREEAKRQEEKQRKEKEKRKKLEEEQKREEEERIKKEEEARRKTEAEEQAKRAEQRRREAEALRKLQERSKAPWAQTPHAPAPSSHASLAEIQRLEREKKAEELRVQQLMQQQMAQQRTAEVAQDAAMAEISKGLQLKWAEKAAPVSKPVVKSLAQIQQEEQERLAKQERERQEKAAQKEPVVPLQSAGIWGTAAQSLNWNSATNANNQAWSNSTNTTTGGFWDDPISAKINPTPKHSAKQLATIKAPVNTVQQPQQPQQQQQQQQNNKPTKSKNKKEGELVKKIFEQNTAKPDDFTQWCNKALGGLQASVDIPTFVGFLRDIESAYEVKEYVRLYLGDNKQCSEFAKQFLEKRSKWRSAQRPHPQADDLCKPAPAVNPNATATEFQEVKGKAKKPKKGKMYKVDSTILGFSVTAAPDRINVGDRDYGEGV